One Candidatus Polarisedimenticolia bacterium genomic window carries:
- a CDS encoding sigma-70 family RNA polymerase sigma factor, with translation MSYGRSWASWYREAIKWYPILPTVEQRRLARNGQIDRIIESNLRFVLAIAKKRGGWYGLWIGDAVGIGNLAIVEAAARYRPECRATFTTYAKEWIEGAIKRAVLKRSEIVPHEIQPHIQSDGEGDADRDGLSPFEAAVSSKIDPEPETMQPHSITPDPERELQRVERMAEIRMAVQRLEWPERHVIDMRYGLDGGEGLTRLEVAERLFQIDGLVVTEDGVRQIEKRALKRLRKHGGWRMRKPKEPRPPARVPKELPCEHTRNDRHGDRWPWPFACPVLKYPFRYMEDELERTPDRPKPPAPPVIWIARYGHLIHLHLESGRPYMIPSGNLGGPSWPWRTTRVRKTHERIPKHRCGRHIQGIRAITERPARAKLKRIKVCSSAA, from the coding sequence ATGAGCTACGGCAGATCGTGGGCGTCGTGGTACCGCGAGGCGATCAAGTGGTATCCGATTCTCCCGACCGTCGAGCAACGGCGATTGGCGCGGAACGGGCAGATCGATCGGATCATCGAATCAAACCTTCGCTTCGTCCTCGCCATCGCGAAAAAGCGCGGCGGATGGTACGGCCTATGGATCGGTGACGCCGTGGGGATCGGGAATCTCGCCATTGTCGAGGCCGCCGCGCGCTACCGCCCGGAGTGTCGGGCCACCTTCACCACCTACGCCAAGGAATGGATCGAGGGGGCGATTAAGCGGGCGGTGTTGAAGCGGAGCGAGATCGTACCGCATGAGATCCAGCCCCACATTCAGAGCGACGGCGAAGGGGACGCCGACCGGGACGGGCTCAGTCCATTCGAGGCCGCTGTCTCCAGCAAGATCGATCCTGAGCCCGAGACGATGCAGCCGCATTCAATAACCCCAGACCCGGAGCGCGAGCTGCAGCGGGTCGAGCGGATGGCCGAGATCCGTATGGCCGTTCAAAGGCTCGAATGGCCAGAGCGCCACGTCATTGATATGCGGTACGGCCTGGACGGCGGGGAGGGCCTGACGCGTCTGGAGGTTGCAGAGCGGTTATTTCAGATCGACGGACTCGTCGTCACGGAGGACGGAGTCCGGCAGATCGAAAAGCGAGCGCTCAAGCGTCTGCGGAAGCATGGCGGCTGGCGAATGCGGAAACCGAAGGAGCCGAGACCGCCGGCCAGGGTGCCGAAGGAATTGCCATGCGAACATACCAGGAACGATCGGCATGGGGACCGCTGGCCGTGGCCGTTCGCCTGCCCCGTCCTCAAGTACCCGTTCCGCTACATGGAGGACGAGCTAGAGCGGACGCCGGACAGACCGAAGCCCCCAGCCCCGCCCGTGATTTGGATCGCCCGCTACGGTCACTTAATTCACTTGCACTTGGAGAGCGGCAGGCCGTACATGATCCCATCAGGGAACCTAGGCGGGCCGTCCTGGCCGTGGCGGACCACCAGGGTAAGAAAGACGCACGAAAGAATCCCGAAACATCGTTGCGGCCGTCATATTCAAGGTATACGCGCAATCACCGAACGGCCGGCGCGGGCCAAGCTCAAGAGGATCAAAGTGTGTTCATCAGCGGCATGA